One segment of Chelativorans sp. AA-79 DNA contains the following:
- a CDS encoding RES family NAD+ phosphorylase gives MERRARDLELLDLLDTHKGVSFEGDVWRIVREEREPLLGYPAGARWDPGSFDVLYTSLEREGSLEEIHFHLSRQPVFPSKIRSVLHRISVRTKRTLRIANLTELKALGVTPETYGSLSYERTQEIGDVAAFLGFDGILAPSARWPCQNLVLFTEHFKPADLSVVSSEPVDWDDWKRRRDSERKQRERTS, from the coding sequence GTGGAGCGACGAGCGCGAGATCTCGAACTGCTTGACCTGCTTGACACGCACAAGGGCGTGTCATTCGAGGGGGATGTCTGGCGTATTGTCCGCGAGGAGCGCGAGCCGCTGCTTGGCTATCCAGCTGGTGCCCGCTGGGATCCGGGCTCGTTCGATGTGCTCTATACCTCGCTGGAGCGGGAAGGTTCGCTTGAGGAGATCCACTTTCATTTAAGCCGCCAGCCCGTCTTTCCTTCCAAAATTCGATCGGTCCTCCATCGGATCTCGGTCCGCACCAAAAGGACGTTACGGATAGCCAACCTGACCGAGTTGAAGGCACTTGGGGTAACGCCGGAGACCTATGGCTCTCTCTCCTATGAGCGCACGCAGGAGATTGGAGATGTGGCCGCCTTCCTCGGATTCGATGGCATTCTGGCGCCAAGCGCGCGATGGCCGTGTCAGAACCTCGTTCTCTTCACAGAGCACTTCAAACCGGCGGATCTCAGTGTCGTCAGCTCGGAGCCGGTCGATTGGGACGACTGGAAAAGGCGAAGAGACTCGGAACGAAAACAACGAGAGCGCACGTCCTGA
- a CDS encoding TniB family NTP-binding protein has protein sequence MVTTDLNHLAPDLRTVAAEDDAQRIAFIRGQWWIGYPHAQAALDLLRTAIENEPGRVRPQCFLLLGPTNNGKSMIVEKFRRDHTPAALPGRDEEDIPVVVVQMLTDPGVARFYQHLLEVLGAPVRRTARKHDLEAQALSILKRVGTKVLIIDELHNILAGTSPAQREFLNLLRFLGNELRIPVVGAGTRDAYLAIRTDPQLENRFHPIILPVWEEGDELSRLIQSFVATFPLRKPSFLNSADLQRWVLARTGGTIGEIAALLRSAAVAAVESGEEAINQRSLQLMKYYGPAERRRLTEKLLT, from the coding sequence ATGGTGACAACGGATCTCAACCACCTTGCTCCAGACCTGCGAACGGTTGCCGCGGAAGACGACGCCCAAAGAATTGCGTTCATCCGGGGGCAGTGGTGGATTGGCTATCCCCATGCACAAGCCGCACTCGATCTACTTCGCACGGCCATAGAGAACGAGCCCGGACGCGTTCGACCGCAGTGCTTTCTCCTGCTGGGGCCGACCAACAACGGAAAATCGATGATTGTCGAGAAGTTTCGACGGGATCATACGCCAGCGGCCTTGCCCGGCCGTGACGAGGAAGACATTCCCGTTGTCGTCGTGCAGATGCTGACCGATCCGGGTGTTGCGCGGTTCTACCAGCATCTCCTGGAGGTCCTGGGAGCGCCGGTCCGGAGAACCGCCCGCAAGCATGATCTCGAGGCGCAGGCGTTGTCCATTCTCAAAAGGGTGGGCACCAAGGTCCTCATCATTGACGAGCTGCACAACATTCTCGCCGGTACGTCGCCGGCGCAGCGTGAGTTCCTCAATTTGCTGCGTTTCCTCGGCAACGAATTGCGGATCCCGGTCGTGGGGGCAGGGACCCGGGACGCCTACCTCGCCATCCGTACCGATCCGCAGCTTGAGAACCGGTTCCATCCGATCATCCTGCCGGTATGGGAGGAGGGTGACGAGCTCAGCCGGCTGATCCAGAGTTTTGTGGCGACGTTTCCGCTTCGAAAACCCTCATTTCTCAACTCGGCCGACCTGCAGCGCTGGGTCTTGGCTCGCACCGGCGGGACAATCGGCGAAATCGCTGCTCTTCTGCGTTCGGCGGCTGTCGCTGCGGTGGAAAGTGGAGAGGAGGCGATCAATCAGCGGTCACTCCAACTGATGAAATATTACGGTCCGGCAGAGCGGCGGCGCCTGACTGAGAAGCTGCTGACCTGA
- a CDS encoding TniQ family protein, translating into MATRLPIHPQPLPLEALSSWLWRLADAYDMGAGEFAEAALRIKRLDIRLVDFWPSAALIRKLAERTGVASGRIRAMTMAAYVPYLLDRLAPQNDIFPSYCCQFGAFENPALRVRPVRDAWWLPWLSGDLAGGKMIGCIDCLRRDRQRFGRLHWRANWMASCPEHGVLLQAASPAEQSEYPVPQEAAAELASLDGLTLQAITKGRVQLPGGRNVHGGLWLRVLRGVIDEICRPRRMKDPARPKIEAAWAAAGLPYRHAVGRWGIYEKLGRLERANVLKVAALALQPLIRAGFKPVKISAGPSVTGASRAGVLSRDFEQISVQIEKITMLARENADVAIDLRRMLNHQPRSARFVAQTDETLESLGIPVLAPLLVAGALDCAGHPY; encoded by the coding sequence ATGGCGACGAGGCTGCCAATACATCCTCAGCCATTGCCGCTAGAAGCTCTGTCGTCATGGCTATGGCGGCTCGCAGATGCATATGACATGGGCGCCGGCGAATTCGCTGAGGCCGCCTTGAGGATCAAGAGGCTGGATATCCGGCTGGTCGATTTCTGGCCATCCGCCGCCTTGATCAGGAAGCTGGCGGAACGCACCGGTGTGGCTTCCGGTCGAATCCGGGCAATGACAATGGCGGCCTACGTACCCTATCTGCTGGACAGGCTGGCGCCGCAAAATGACATCTTTCCCTCCTATTGTTGTCAATTCGGTGCTTTCGAAAACCCAGCCCTGCGGGTGCGCCCGGTGCGGGATGCTTGGTGGCTCCCTTGGCTTTCCGGAGATCTCGCCGGCGGTAAGATGATCGGATGCATTGACTGCCTGCGGAGAGATAGGCAGAGGTTTGGCCGTCTACACTGGCGAGCGAACTGGATGGCGAGTTGTCCGGAGCATGGCGTCCTGCTGCAGGCTGCCAGTCCCGCCGAGCAATCCGAATATCCAGTTCCCCAAGAAGCTGCTGCAGAACTCGCCTCGCTCGACGGCCTGACCCTGCAGGCCATTACGAAGGGCAGGGTACAATTGCCTGGTGGCCGCAATGTTCACGGTGGTCTTTGGCTTCGCGTTCTACGAGGCGTGATTGATGAGATCTGCCGGCCGCGTCGCATGAAGGATCCGGCACGCCCGAAGATCGAGGCGGCGTGGGCGGCTGCAGGTCTGCCCTATCGCCACGCCGTGGGGCGCTGGGGCATTTACGAGAAGCTGGGTCGCCTCGAGCGGGCCAACGTCTTGAAAGTCGCGGCATTGGCCTTGCAGCCGCTGATCCGGGCGGGGTTCAAGCCGGTGAAGATATCAGCAGGCCCGTCGGTGACCGGAGCATCACGCGCCGGCGTCCTCTCTCGGGATTTCGAGCAAATATCGGTCCAAATCGAAAAGATCACCATGCTCGCCCGTGAAAACGCCGATGTTGCGATCGATCTGCGTCGGATGCTCAATCATCAGCCACGCAGCGCACGGTTCGTCGCTCAAACTGACGAAACCCTCGAAAGCCTGGGAATTCCAGTGCTGGCACCGCTTCTGGTTGCTGGGGCGCTCGACTGCGCCGGTCACCCCTACTGA
- a CDS encoding site-specific integrase, producing MEMGRAPEEPSAEAASPLPAVANPRLPAHLDALAGRARDYVEAASSANTRRAYAADWKHFCAWCRRQNLDPLPPDPQVVGLYITACASGTATGEKKPNSVSTIERRLSSLTWNYTQRGQPLDRKDRHIATVMAGIRNKHAAPPRQKEAVLPEDLIAMLETLDRGTLRGLRDRAVLLLGFAGGLRRSEIVGLDVGRDQTEDGRGWIEFFPDKGVLVTLRGKTGWREVEIGRGSSDATCPVVALQTWLKLGRIAHGPLFRRVTGQGKAVGAERLNDQEVARLVKRTALAAGVRGDLSEGERELLFSGHSLRAGLASSAEVDERYVQKQLGHASAEMTRKYQRRRDRFRVNLTKASGL from the coding sequence ATGGAGATGGGCCGCGCGCCGGAAGAGCCGTCCGCCGAAGCCGCCTCCCCTCTTCCGGCCGTCGCCAATCCTCGACTGCCGGCGCATCTCGATGCGCTCGCCGGCCGCGCACGCGATTATGTCGAGGCCGCGAGCTCGGCCAACACGCGCCGCGCTTACGCCGCCGACTGGAAGCACTTTTGCGCCTGGTGCAGGCGTCAAAATCTTGATCCCCTGCCGCCGGATCCACAGGTCGTCGGGCTCTACATCACCGCCTGCGCGTCCGGAACGGCGACCGGCGAAAAGAAGCCGAACTCCGTCTCGACGATCGAGCGCCGCCTGTCATCGCTGACGTGGAACTATACGCAGCGCGGCCAGCCGCTCGACAGGAAGGACCGCCATATCGCGACCGTCATGGCCGGCATCCGCAACAAGCATGCCGCCCCGCCCCGGCAGAAGGAGGCGGTGCTGCCCGAAGATCTGATCGCCATGCTGGAAACGCTGGATCGCGGCACCCTGCGCGGCCTGCGGGATCGCGCCGTGCTGCTTCTCGGCTTCGCTGGTGGCCTGCGCCGCTCCGAGATCGTCGGGCTGGATGTCGGCCGCGATCAGACCGAGGACGGTCGCGGCTGGATCGAATTCTTCCCGGACAAGGGCGTGCTGGTGACGCTGCGCGGCAAAACCGGCTGGCGCGAGGTCGAGATCGGGCGCGGCTCCTCCGACGCCACCTGCCCGGTCGTGGCGCTGCAGACCTGGCTGAAGCTCGGCCGCATCGCCCATGGGCCGCTGTTCCGCCGCGTCACTGGCCAGGGCAAGGCGGTCGGCGCCGAGCGGCTCAACGACCAGGAGGTCGCCCGTCTGGTCAAGCGCACCGCGCTGGCCGCCGGCGTGCGCGGCGATCTGTCCGAAGGCGAGCGCGAACTGCTGTTTTCCGGGCATTCGCTGCGCGCCGGCCTCGCCTCCTCGGCCGAGGTCGATGAGCGTTACGTGCAAAAACAACTCGGCCACGCCTCCGCCGAGATGACCCGCAAATACCAGCGCCGGCGTGACCGGTTTCGGGTCAACCTTACCAAGGCGTCGGGGCTTTAA
- a CDS encoding antitoxin Xre/MbcA/ParS toxin-binding domain-containing protein yields the protein MSTAVARILDDLRSRGGLQGKDIANIVDVSTATVSRWSHGNGSPNLRTQTVIADLRYVVDRLSDFYTADETRLWLHSRHPLLNNERAIDLINADRTQEVLAVIERLDAGAYI from the coding sequence ATGAGCACAGCTGTAGCACGAATTCTGGACGATCTTCGGTCTCGGGGAGGCCTGCAGGGCAAGGACATCGCCAACATTGTCGATGTGTCGACCGCAACTGTGTCGCGGTGGTCGCACGGCAACGGCTCTCCAAATCTTCGAACCCAGACGGTCATTGCCGATCTGCGGTACGTTGTTGACCGCCTGTCTGACTTTTACACTGCCGATGAAACCCGACTTTGGCTGCATTCACGCCATCCGCTTCTCAACAATGAGCGGGCGATCGATCTCATTAACGCGGATCGTACCCAGGAAGTCCTAGCGGTGATCGAACGCCTCGACGCCGGCGCCTACATCTGA